One window of Papaver somniferum cultivar HN1 chromosome 9, ASM357369v1, whole genome shotgun sequence genomic DNA carries:
- the LOC113312292 gene encoding uncharacterized protein LOC113312292 — protein sequence MTPFKALYGYQPPHLAFPLRVTTSVADVEKYLKERDHMLNLLKESLHKSQERMKFFSDSKRTDRSFEVGDLVYLKIQPYRQTSVALRRNMKLSAVYYGTFPVEEKIGSVAYRLQLPTDSKIHPVFHVSQLKRKVGAAVVPIPQLPLMDQQGLIKVEPLDLLGDREVNR from the coding sequence ATGACACCATTTAAGGCCTTGTATGGATATCAGCCTCCTCACCTGGCTTTCCCTCTCAGGGTCACCACTTCAGTTGCTGATGTAGAGAAGTATCTCAAGGAGAGAGATCATATGCTAAACCTGCTAAAAGAGTCATTGCACAAATCACAAGAGAGAATGAAGTTCTTCTCAGACTCTAAGAGGACTGACAGATCCTTTGAGGTGGGAGATCTTGTCTATCTCAAGATACAACCATATAGGCAAACTTCAGTAGCATTAAGGAGGAATATGAAGTTATCTGCAGTGTACTATGGGACTTTCCCAGTAGAAGAAAAAATTGGCTCCGTAGCTTACAGATTACAACTACCTACAGATTCCAAGATACACCCAGTTTTTCATGTCTCTCAGCTCAAAAGGAAGGTTGGAGCTGCTGTTGTCCCTATTCCTCAACTACCCTTAATGGATCAGCAAGGGTTGATCAAAGTTGAGCCCTTGGATTTATTAGGAGATCGAGAAGTTAATCGTTGA